In Neisseriaceae bacterium CLB008, one genomic interval encodes:
- a CDS encoding RnfABCDGE type electron transport complex subunit B, with protein MDAVLLAKLNNSLPQTQCQQCGYDGCLPYAQAMLEGAAPINLCPPGGTAGMRSLAEILTVPELPFAPEVALKAAKPKVLAFIREAECIGCTACIKACPVDAILGANKRMHTVIAKECTGCELCVAPCPVDCIDLVPVKSEFLPQGGALLHEAAFETPRSAAEYARHRYETRSLRLLRNKAAREAFLQEKQAQLKAKLTLAKEPEVGEPDVTVLKMASPSDIIAAAMARAKARLSENQQTDEQKAAEAAYKQEQLDTATHDAAIRNAQRDIKYGSETERQQAIALLRDKKRAARALKKTKS; from the coding sequence ATGGACGCAGTTTTATTGGCCAAGCTGAATAACAGCTTGCCGCAAACACAATGTCAGCAGTGTGGTTACGATGGGTGTCTGCCCTATGCGCAAGCCATGCTGGAAGGCGCCGCGCCCATTAATCTATGCCCACCAGGCGGGACGGCTGGCATGCGCAGCTTAGCGGAAATCTTAACCGTGCCTGAGCTGCCGTTTGCGCCAGAGGTGGCGCTTAAGGCAGCCAAACCTAAAGTATTGGCGTTTATCCGCGAGGCTGAGTGCATTGGCTGTACCGCCTGCATTAAAGCATGTCCAGTAGACGCCATTTTGGGCGCGAATAAGCGCATGCACACCGTGATTGCCAAAGAATGCACCGGCTGCGAGCTGTGCGTGGCGCCTTGTCCAGTAGACTGTATTGATTTAGTGCCTGTGAAGAGTGAGTTCCTGCCCCAAGGCGGGGCGCTATTGCATGAGGCAGCGTTTGAAACGCCACGCTCGGCGGCTGAATATGCACGTCATCGCTATGAAACGCGCTCTTTGCGACTGTTGCGTAATAAGGCCGCGCGCGAGGCGTTCTTGCAAGAAAAACAAGCCCAGCTTAAGGCCAAGCTGACCTTGGCAAAAGAGCCAGAGGTAGGCGAACCAGACGTGACCGTGCTGAAAATGGCCAGCCCCAGCGACATCATTGCCGCCGCCATGGCGCGTGCCAAAGCGCGCTTGAGTGAAAATCAGCAAACCGATGAGCAAAAGGCCGCAGAAGCGGCCTATAAGCAGGAGCAGCTCGATACGGCGACCCATGACGCTGCCATTCGCAATGCTCAGCGTGACATTAAATATGGTTCTGAAACCGAGCGACAGCAGGCGATTGCCCTGCTGCGAGACAAAAAGCGCGCGGCGCGCGCTTTGAAAAAAACCAAGTCTTAA
- a CDS encoding symmetrical bis(5'-nucleosyl)-tetraphosphatase, whose translation MAHYVIGDLQGCFDEFQALLNKLDFNYGKDTLWLTGDIVNRGPKSLETIRFIMQHEDCMQTVLGNHDLHLLAVYEGYGRLKKGDTLDGILNAVDNKIMMDWLRSRPMMLADERYALVHAGLLPEWSIDQALDLAEEVEMALTSVYYREVFSQMYGNKPNRYRSSLEGMDRLRLIINVLTRTRAITRDGALDLDFKGKPKKMPPELIPWFQAEHKAYSSHTILFGHWSSLGFYDEDGVVCLDSGALWGGKLTAMNLADHSTTKVKSQTSLPLMEPKKKKDAVEKPA comes from the coding sequence ATGGCGCACTATGTCATTGGCGACTTACAAGGTTGTTTTGACGAATTTCAGGCTTTATTGAATAAATTAGACTTTAACTATGGCAAAGACACGCTGTGGCTCACGGGCGACATCGTCAACCGTGGCCCTAAATCGCTAGAAACCATCCGCTTCATCATGCAGCATGAAGACTGCATGCAAACCGTATTGGGCAACCACGATCTGCACCTCTTGGCCGTCTACGAAGGCTATGGCCGTCTAAAAAAAGGGGACACCCTAGACGGGATTTTAAACGCCGTCGACAACAAAATCATGATGGACTGGCTGCGCTCACGCCCGATGATGTTGGCCGATGAACGCTATGCCCTCGTGCACGCTGGCCTATTGCCAGAATGGTCTATCGATCAAGCGCTGGATTTAGCCGAAGAAGTAGAGATGGCTTTAACCTCGGTGTATTACCGCGAAGTATTTAGCCAAATGTACGGCAATAAGCCTAATCGCTACCGCAGCAGCCTAGAAGGCATGGATCGGCTGCGCCTGATCATCAACGTCCTCACCCGCACGCGGGCGATTACTCGAGACGGCGCATTGGACTTGGATTTTAAAGGTAAGCCTAAAAAGATGCCGCCAGAGCTGATTCCTTGGTTTCAGGCCGAGCACAAGGCCTACAGCAGCCACACCATTTTGTTTGGCCACTGGTCGTCGCTGGGGTTTTATGATGAAGATGGTGTGGTGTGCTTAGACTCTGGTGCTCTTTGGGGCGGTAAGCTGACGGCCATGAATCTGGCCGACCACAGCACCACCAAGGTCAAAAGCCAGACCAGCCTGCCCTTGATGGAACCCAAAAAGAAAAAAGACGCGGTCGAAAAACCGGCTTAA
- a CDS encoding APC family permease, giving the protein MSADLKHTNPGLKKTLVLWQVIIVGLATMQPMTVFDTFGIVGDKSDNHVPSAYIVALIAMLFTALSYGHMARRFPSSGSAYTYTQRTISPSLGFLVGWTSLLDYLFMPMVNILLATIYLHTLFPDVPTWTFVVGLSILMTVVNLKGIEIVAHFNTVIVVFQMLFIAVFVGMVAYGLTQGEGSGTLVSSEPFVSSELAFSGMVAGATILCFSFLGFDGLSSLSEETKDAARVIPRAIFLTALIGGVIFIITTYFLQLYFPHTESVFQKPDESQPEIFLYVAGKAFQSVGLCFSIVTVFASGMAAHTGASRLMYVMGRDGIFPKKWFGHVHPTWQTPSINVILVGIVGFSAIFLDLEEALHLVNFGALTAFTFVNLSVIVQYYWRDGLRGGLKNNIHYLLLPACGTLSIGLLWYFIEIESLYRGLVWMALGLIYLAVVTKGFKKYPQAFLDKAPITED; this is encoded by the coding sequence ATGAGCGCGGATTTAAAACACACAAACCCAGGGTTAAAGAAAACCTTGGTGTTGTGGCAGGTGATTATCGTGGGTTTGGCCACCATGCAGCCAATGACCGTATTTGATACGTTCGGCATCGTGGGCGACAAAAGCGACAATCATGTCCCTAGTGCTTACATAGTGGCGTTGATCGCCATGCTGTTCACGGCGTTGAGTTATGGTCACATGGCTCGACGATTTCCATCGTCAGGTTCTGCCTATACCTATACGCAGCGGACCATCAGTCCTAGCTTAGGGTTCTTGGTGGGCTGGACGTCGCTACTGGATTATTTATTCATGCCTATGGTGAATATTCTATTGGCGACCATCTACCTGCACACCCTGTTTCCTGATGTGCCCACTTGGACGTTCGTGGTCGGATTATCGATCTTGATGACGGTGGTCAACCTCAAAGGCATTGAAATTGTGGCGCATTTTAACACCGTGATCGTGGTGTTTCAGATGCTGTTTATTGCCGTGTTTGTGGGGATGGTGGCCTACGGCCTGACGCAAGGTGAGGGGTCTGGTACCTTAGTGAGCAGCGAGCCGTTTGTGTCGTCTGAGCTTGCCTTCTCAGGCATGGTGGCCGGCGCCACGATTCTGTGTTTTTCATTTTTGGGTTTTGATGGCTTAAGCTCGCTGTCGGAAGAAACCAAGGATGCCGCCAGAGTGATTCCGCGCGCGATTTTCTTGACCGCCTTGATCGGTGGGGTGATCTTCATCATCACGACTTATTTCTTGCAGCTTTATTTTCCGCACACCGAATCGGTGTTCCAAAAACCGGATGAAAGTCAGCCTGAAATCTTCCTCTACGTGGCGGGTAAAGCGTTTCAATCGGTGGGACTGTGTTTCTCCATTGTGACCGTATTTGCCTCGGGCATGGCAGCGCATACCGGTGCCTCACGGTTAATGTATGTGATGGGCCGCGACGGTATTTTTCCGAAAAAATGGTTTGGCCACGTTCACCCGACTTGGCAGACGCCGTCTATCAACGTGATTTTGGTGGGCATTGTTGGCTTTTCCGCCATTTTCTTGGATTTGGAAGAGGCTTTGCACCTGGTCAACTTTGGCGCCTTAACCGCCTTTACCTTTGTGAATTTGTCGGTGATCGTGCAGTATTATTGGCGTGATGGCTTACGCGGTGGCCTCAAGAACAACATCCATTATTTGTTGCTGCCTGCTTGCGGGACTTTGAGCATTGGCCTGCTGTGGTATTTCATCGAGATCGAGTCGCTGTATCGGGGTTTAGTTTGGATGGCGCTGGGCTTGATTTATCTGGCTGTGGTGACCAAAGGCTTTAAAAAATACCCACAGGCTTTTTTAGATAAAGCACCGATTACTGAAGATTAA
- a CDS encoding type IV pilin protein, which yields MLNPFFGRTRQRGHSLISLLLALAISALLAQAANQAFQQQRLIVKRQQAKQALIHNALFLERHYAQHHSFKASGNAWPELPYPRTDDFAIRHSGSPTSVSRADVYYLIAEALPHHRDRAILRLDQSQQVLLCLPHDNSQRCRLY from the coding sequence ATGCTCAACCCCTTTTTTGGGCGCACGCGTCAGCGTGGCCACAGCCTCATCAGCCTGCTCTTGGCGCTCGCCATCAGCGCCCTCTTGGCTCAAGCTGCCAACCAGGCCTTTCAACAGCAGCGGCTCATCGTTAAGCGCCAACAGGCCAAACAGGCCCTCATCCACAACGCCCTGTTCCTAGAGCGCCATTATGCCCAGCACCACAGCTTTAAAGCCTCGGGCAACGCATGGCCTGAGCTGCCCTACCCACGCACCGACGACTTTGCCATCCGCCACAGCGGCAGTCCCACTAGCGTTAGCCGCGCCGACGTGTACTATTTGATTGCCGAAGCCTTACCCCACCATCGCGACCGCGCCATTTTGCGACTTGACCAATCGCAACAGGTGCTATTGTGCCTACCCCACGACAACAGTCAACGCTGTCGCCTATATTAA